One Pleurocapsa sp. PCC 7327 DNA segment encodes these proteins:
- the hslO gene encoding Hsp33 family molecular chaperone HslO yields MADQLIRATAADGGIRAVGAISTRLTQEARVRHKLSYVATAALGRAMTSGLLLASNMKREGSRVNIRIRGNGPMGGLLVDAGLDGTVRGYVDNPSVELPPNEQGKLDVGGALGREGFVYVVRDIGYGYPYSSTVELVSGEVGDDIANYLVTSEQTPSALIVGVFVGAEGVTASGGILLQVMPKAARDEALVATLEERVGQLSGFTPLMQQGLTLPDIFNRLLGDLGLVILPEVQMIRFDCPCSFNRVLGALKILGEAELQDMIEKDDGAEATCQFCGEIYQASRDHLAQLIEDLRAESV; encoded by the coding sequence ATGGCAGACCAATTAATACGGGCGACAGCAGCAGATGGTGGCATACGAGCAGTGGGAGCGATTTCAACCCGTTTGACCCAAGAAGCAAGAGTGCGACACAAACTCTCCTATGTCGCAACAGCCGCCTTGGGACGTGCTATGACTTCTGGACTGTTACTCGCTTCTAATATGAAACGCGAAGGATCGAGAGTAAACATTCGCATCAGAGGCAATGGACCGATGGGGGGATTATTAGTCGACGCGGGACTCGACGGAACGGTACGCGGCTATGTAGACAATCCCAGCGTAGAATTGCCGCCGAACGAGCAAGGAAAATTAGATGTTGGCGGAGCGCTCGGTCGCGAGGGATTTGTTTATGTCGTGCGGGATATCGGCTATGGCTATCCCTATTCCAGCACGGTCGAGCTAGTGTCTGGCGAAGTAGGAGATGATATCGCCAACTACTTAGTCACCTCCGAACAAACCCCATCGGCTTTAATAGTCGGGGTTTTCGTCGGAGCGGAAGGCGTGACGGCATCGGGAGGAATCCTGTTACAAGTGATGCCCAAAGCAGCTAGAGACGAAGCGTTAGTAGCAACTCTAGAGGAGCGCGTCGGTCAATTATCGGGATTTACCCCTCTGATGCAGCAAGGTTTGACCTTACCTGACATATTCAATCGCTTGCTGGGCGATCTCGGTTTAGTTATCCTGCCAGAAGTTCAGATGATACGCTTTGATTGCCCTTGTTCGTTCAACCGAGTCTTGGGAGCTTTGAAGATCCTCGGAGAAGCAGAACTCCAAGATATGATTGAAAAAGACGATGGAGCAGAAGCTACCTGTCAGTTCTGTGGCGAGATTTACCAAGCTAGTAGGGATCATCTAGCGCAGTTGATTGAAGATTTAAGAGCAGAATCCGTTTGA
- the aroF gene encoding 3-deoxy-7-phosphoheptulonate synthase has product MLNAKLALKSHPEQKTIVPLSDTIAFGGREIVIIGGPCAVESLEQMERVASHLKPTPIQALRGGVYKPRTSPYAFQGLGLEGLKILADVRRRYKMPVVTEVMSIEQIEAIAAHVDILQVGSRNMQNYDLLKALGQVNKPILLKRGLAATLEEFVYAAEYILSHGNPNVVLCERGIRSFDSYTRNVLDLGAVAALKQITHLPIIVDPSHAVGKRELVAPMAKAAIATGADGLIIECHPEPDKSVSDARQALFLEEMVDLTRILEPIAAAVGRCFPKLALPAIVP; this is encoded by the coding sequence ATGTTGAATGCCAAACTCGCCCTCAAATCTCATCCCGAACAAAAAACCATCGTTCCCCTGTCCGATACCATTGCTTTCGGCGGTAGGGAAATCGTCATCATCGGTGGACCCTGTGCCGTTGAAAGTTTAGAACAGATGGAACGAGTTGCCAGTCACCTCAAACCTACCCCCATTCAAGCGTTACGGGGAGGGGTTTACAAACCGAGAACCTCTCCCTACGCTTTCCAAGGATTGGGATTGGAAGGACTCAAGATCCTGGCCGACGTTAGGCGACGTTATAAAATGCCCGTCGTTACAGAAGTAATGTCAATAGAACAGATAGAAGCGATCGCTGCCCATGTGGATATCCTACAAGTCGGCAGCCGCAATATGCAAAACTACGATTTACTCAAAGCATTAGGACAAGTGAATAAACCCATACTCCTCAAGCGTGGTCTAGCAGCTACCCTTGAGGAGTTTGTTTATGCGGCAGAATATATCTTAAGTCACGGAAATCCAAACGTAGTGCTTTGCGAACGAGGCATTCGCAGTTTTGATTCTTATACTCGTAACGTACTCGATTTAGGGGCAGTAGCCGCTCTCAAACAGATTACTCATTTGCCGATTATCGTCGATCCCTCCCATGCTGTCGGCAAGCGGGAGTTGGTCGCACCGATGGCAAAAGCTGCGATCGCGACTGGTGCGGATGGTTTAATCATCGAGTGTCATCCAGAACCGGACAAGTCGGTTTCCGATGCCCGTCAAGCTCTTTTCCTAGAAGAAATGGTCGATTTAACCCGCATTCTAGAACCGATTGCAGCAGCTGTAGGACGCTGCTTTCCGAAACTCGCACTTCCTGCGATCGTCCCTTAA
- the cruF gene encoding gamma-carotene 1'-hydroxylase CruF: MKPIISAERFLLIGHILSMAFGLAGLLIVLPNPEFVVNLPEFGKTAFAWSMAGGGVVYMLLATAAVAVYAYRTLGLWHWLGFMAPAIALSLCSELLGTSTGFPFGHYRYLTGLGYKVAGLVPFTIPLSWFYLGFSAYLLARAGLESRQIPNWVQYVGAIALGATMLTSWDFVLDPAMSQTTMPFWIWEQPGAFFGMPYQNFAGWLGTGTVFMTVATLLWKAKPVTLPRTQLGLPLAIYLSNFAFATIMSVAAGIYIPVFLGVILGVVPAIAFYQLARAGASQAAMQSSDEMVATEMTEIASVKVPIGVMPE, encoded by the coding sequence ATGAAACCCATTATCAGTGCTGAGCGCTTTTTACTAATCGGTCATATCCTATCGATGGCTTTTGGCTTGGCAGGATTATTAATCGTCTTGCCGAATCCTGAATTTGTCGTCAACCTGCCAGAATTCGGTAAAACTGCCTTTGCTTGGTCGATGGCGGGGGGTGGCGTAGTTTATATGCTTTTAGCAACGGCTGCCGTTGCCGTCTACGCCTATCGAACCTTGGGACTGTGGCACTGGCTGGGGTTTATGGCGCCGGCGATCGCTCTGTCTCTGTGTAGCGAACTGCTGGGAACGAGTACGGGCTTTCCCTTCGGTCACTACCGCTATCTGACCGGCTTGGGCTATAAGGTGGCGGGTTTAGTGCCCTTTACCATTCCCCTATCTTGGTTCTATCTGGGATTTAGCGCCTATCTGCTTGCCCGTGCGGGCTTGGAAAGCCGTCAAATTCCGAATTGGGTACAATATGTGGGCGCGATCGCTCTCGGTGCAACCATGTTAACTTCTTGGGACTTCGTTCTCGATCCCGCTATGAGTCAAACCACCATGCCGTTTTGGATTTGGGAGCAACCGGGCGCTTTCTTTGGCATGCCCTATCAAAACTTTGCTGGTTGGTTGGGAACGGGAACGGTATTTATGACCGTAGCAACTCTGCTATGGAAAGCAAAACCCGTAACCCTGCCTCGGACACAATTGGGACTTCCATTAGCCATATATCTCAGCAACTTTGCGTTTGCCACCATTATGAGTGTGGCTGCTGGGATCTACATTCCTGTCTTCTTAGGGGTCATTTTAGGAGTAGTGCCCGCGATCGCATTTTATCAATTGGCACGCGCTGGGGCTAGCCAAGCTGCAATGCAATCCTCCGATGAAATGGTCGCTACGGAAATGACCGAGATCGCCTCCGTAAAAGTCCCTATAGGAGTCATGCCCGAGTAA
- the cruG gene encoding 2'-O-glycosyltransferase CruG encodes MLGKEILGAISLGLLLFQGTAIPILLSRLLRGSGRRPPLEPKNPTPDLLGTVSIIVPTLNEAERIDPCLAGLSRQSYEVREIIVVDSHSQDGTQERVKAAAQKDPRFRLMTDDPLPRGWVGRPWALHTGFLNSSPKSQWILGIDADTQPQPGLVASLLAAAEEEGYDLVSLSPQFILRHPGEWWLQPALLMTLLYRFNSAGVREQVPERVMANGQCFFCRRSVLERLGGYSSAASSFCDDVTLARYAATQGFKVGFLDGAKVIRVRMYEGARETWQEWGRSLDLKDAASSSQLWGDLWLLLGTQGLPLFVSAILLTCLGLGYSFPTLKAAVGLNLFLLAIRFALLGAIAPSYYRGEKPSPAVRLFWLSPLADPLAVLRIFISAFQKPTHWRGRIYSLEN; translated from the coding sequence TTGCTGGGCAAAGAAATTCTGGGTGCGATTTCCCTTGGACTGTTGCTATTCCAGGGAACCGCTATCCCAATTCTTCTCTCCCGTCTTTTGAGGGGTTCCGGTCGCCGTCCGCCCCTCGAACCCAAAAACCCCACACCAGACCTGTTAGGAACGGTCAGCATCATCGTTCCTACCCTCAATGAAGCGGAACGAATCGATCCTTGTCTGGCGGGGTTGAGTCGGCAAAGCTACGAAGTGCGGGAAATTATTGTCGTCGATAGCCATTCCCAAGACGGGACGCAGGAACGGGTTAAAGCAGCCGCCCAAAAAGATCCCCGTTTTCGCCTAATGACGGACGATCCCCTCCCTCGCGGTTGGGTCGGTCGTCCTTGGGCACTACATACGGGTTTTTTGAACAGTTCCCCTAAAAGTCAATGGATTTTGGGCATCGATGCCGATACACAACCTCAACCCGGCTTAGTGGCGAGTTTGCTGGCAGCAGCAGAGGAAGAAGGATACGATCTCGTTTCCCTGTCGCCCCAGTTTATCCTCCGCCATCCGGGGGAATGGTGGTTGCAACCAGCCCTGTTGATGACGTTACTGTACCGATTCAATTCGGCAGGCGTGAGGGAGCAAGTACCGGAAAGAGTCATGGCAAACGGACAGTGTTTTTTCTGTCGTCGTTCGGTTTTAGAGAGGTTGGGAGGATATAGCAGTGCGGCAAGTTCGTTTTGCGACGACGTAACCCTTGCTCGCTACGCCGCTACCCAAGGATTCAAAGTGGGTTTCTTAGACGGTGCTAAAGTCATTCGAGTGCGAATGTATGAAGGGGCGAGGGAAACTTGGCAAGAGTGGGGGCGATCGCTCGATCTCAAAGATGCTGCTTCTTCCAGTCAACTCTGGGGCGATTTGTGGCTGCTGTTGGGGACGCAGGGATTGCCGCTGTTTGTTTCTGCAATTTTATTAACCTGTCTGGGTTTAGGATATTCTTTTCCTACCTTAAAAGCAGCAGTCGGATTGAACCTTTTTTTACTTGCCATTCGCTTTGCACTACTGGGGGCGATCGCTCCTTCTTACTATCGAGGCGAAAAACCCTCGCCTGCTGTGCGGTTATTCTGGCTTTCTCCTTTGGCAGATCCGTTAGCGGTGTTGCGGATTTTTATTTCTGCTTTTCAAAAACCTACCCACTGGCGAGGGCGAATTTATAGCTTGGAGAATTAA
- a CDS encoding RNA-guided endonuclease TnpB family protein: protein MKQTLTLVCKLKPTPEQAPQIEAMLQAFADGCNFANESVNPKVTNKVTIQAQTYGQLRSRFGLSANQAVRVCARVAANRKTAKLKGKSVKTFKPTSADYDARIFAFREKDWSVSLTLLGHREQIELDVGKYQSGKLKGRKPTSATLCKHRDGQFYIHIQVSDETPQPIKSNHVIGVDFGRRDIAVTSDGKKWDGKPIEKVRDKFSKTRALLLAKVSKGTRTTRRRVRKILKRLSGRERCYQAWLNHNISKRIIETAKSQSAMVAIENLTGIRDRTNQQPRNKTERRRSNSWAFYQLRTFVEYKGLKEGIGVVAVNPAYTSRTCHVCNHLGLRSEKRFKCGNCGWHGDADVNGAINISKLGAAFVSLPGGSNLSFSLNRDDSGLLKAPPF, encoded by the coding sequence ATGAAACAAACACTGACACTGGTTTGTAAGCTTAAACCTACACCTGAACAAGCCCCTCAAATTGAGGCAATGCTTCAGGCGTTTGCCGATGGCTGCAATTTTGCCAATGAATCCGTGAATCCAAAAGTTACAAACAAGGTAACGATTCAGGCACAGACTTATGGGCAGTTGCGCTCTCGGTTTGGTTTGAGCGCTAATCAAGCAGTGCGTGTTTGTGCCCGTGTTGCAGCTAACCGGAAAACCGCAAAGCTCAAAGGCAAATCGGTTAAAACGTTCAAACCAACTAGCGCTGATTATGACGCTCGAATCTTTGCGTTTCGAGAAAAGGATTGGTCGGTGAGCCTGACTTTGTTGGGGCATCGGGAACAGATCGAACTCGATGTTGGCAAATACCAGAGTGGCAAGCTCAAAGGGAGAAAACCGACATCTGCAACGCTGTGTAAACATCGCGACGGGCAATTCTACATCCACATTCAGGTGAGCGATGAAACGCCACAGCCAATTAAATCTAATCATGTCATCGGCGTTGATTTCGGCAGACGAGACATTGCTGTAACGAGCGATGGAAAGAAGTGGGACGGTAAACCCATCGAGAAAGTTAGAGACAAATTTTCCAAGACAAGAGCATTGCTCCTGGCAAAAGTCTCGAAAGGCACAAGAACGACGCGCCGTAGGGTGCGCAAGATCTTGAAACGGCTGTCGGGAAGAGAGCGATGCTATCAAGCTTGGTTGAACCACAACATCAGCAAACGCATCATTGAAACTGCAAAATCTCAAAGCGCCATGGTTGCCATTGAAAATCTGACTGGCATCAGAGATAGAACCAATCAGCAACCGCGAAACAAGACAGAACGGAGACGTTCTAACTCTTGGGCATTTTACCAACTTCGCACCTTCGTGGAATACAAAGGACTCAAGGAAGGGATTGGGGTTGTTGCGGTCAATCCTGCCTACACAAGCCGAACTTGCCACGTCTGCAATCATTTGGGATTGCGCAGTGAGAAGCGGTTTAAGTGTGGCAACTGTGGATGGCATGGCGATGCTGATGTAAATGGCGCAATTAATATTTCTAAGCTTGGGGCAGCGTTTGTAAGCCTGCCTGGAGGCTCGAATCTAAGTTTTTCTTTGAACCGCGATGATTCAGGGCTACTGAAAGCTCCGCCCTTCTAG